In Vitis vinifera cultivar Pinot Noir 40024 chromosome 11, ASM3070453v1, a genomic segment contains:
- the LOC100243266 gene encoding carbonic anhydrase, chloroplastic → MDMATSSSDVAIEGLRPLLSDKEGLDDIATEKIEKLTAKLQEQEQDHKECDPFERIKDGFIHFKIHYFGKYLDYYKQLAEGQHPKFLVFACSDSRVSPSHVLNFRPGKAFTCRNVANSVPAFNQLRYSGVGAVIEYAVKYLEVENILIIRHSRCGGTEALMSLPADGTTSNDFIDDWVKIALPARQDERDMAA, encoded by the coding sequence ATGGATATGGCGACGAGCTCATCTGATGTAGCCATTGAAGGACTGAGGCCGCTTCTGAGTGATAAGGAAGGTCTGGATGACATAGCTACAGAAAAAATTGAGAAGTTGACCGCTAAGTTGCAAGAACAAGAGCAAGATCATAAGGAGTGTGATCCTTTCGAGAGGATTAAAGACGGGTTTATTCACTTCAAAATCCACTATTTCGGCAAGTATCTAGATTACTATAAACAACTTGCAGAAGGGCAGCACCCCAAGTTTCTGGTGTTTGCGTGCTCTGACTCCCGCGTTAGCCCCTCTCATGTCCTGAACTTCAGGCCAGGGAAAGCCTTCACGTGCAGGAACGTTGCTAACTCGGTTCCTGCATTTAACCAATTGAGATACTCAGGAGTTGGTGCAGTCATTGAATATGCAGTCAAGTATCTTGAGGTGGAGAACATCCTGATCATAAGGCATAGTCGTTGTGGTGGGACAGAGGCCCTTATGTCTCTTCCTGCTGATGGAACTACTTCCAATGACTTCATCGATGACTGGGTCAAAATTGCTTTACCGGCCAGGCAAGATGAACGAGATATGGCAGCCTAA